From the genome of Papaver somniferum cultivar HN1 chromosome 2, ASM357369v1, whole genome shotgun sequence, one region includes:
- the LOC113349393 gene encoding F-box/LRR-repeat protein At3g59200-like isoform X2 — MEESRNSSIIDNGIDRISNLPEALIHHILSFLDMRCVVQTCVFSKRWRYVWPSVSNLVFRGDAFGKPGVKQLKRFKKFVTNVLMRRNFDDIHKYHLHWGNCNIQTNKIIRKHLDRWLLTGLVCNVQDLSICIEADDCRCDHEIRFPHFLFNSQSLTKLVLDLTHNAESQVILPESMDLPRLKLMSLSSFFVKDGDSINKLISGCPILESLILRDIWIENGYDMNVKIESHGLKHLEINSNIDILVCSHYNIAKIIKLSTPNLESFICKDYMLQEYCLENVPSLVTADIEILKESGYESLEKSHLEISEEEKKRLYPKRMAEFIRGFHNVKELTISSPGFLQSYTIVFYVYLALFWSSFKFPSTATCSIVSILFENLLAYST, encoded by the exons ATGGAAGAATCGAGAAACTCATCGATTATTGATAATGGTATTGATAGAATTAGTAACTTACCAGAAGCCCTAATTCATCacattctctctttccttgacatGAGATGTGTAGTTCAAACATGTGTTTTTTCGAAAAGGTGGAGGTATGTATGGCCTTCTGTGTCAAATTTAGTCTTCAGAGGAGATGCATTTGGCAAACCTGGAGTTAAACAGTTGAAGAGGTTTAAAAAGTTTGTGACAAACGTACTTATGCGGAGAAACTTCGATGATATACATAAGTATCATCTTCATTGGGGGAATTGCAACATCCAGACGAACAAGATAATAAGAAAGCATCTAGATAGGTGGTTACTTACCGGGTTAGTATGCAATGTTCAAGACCTATCTATTTGCATTGAAGCTGATGACTGCCGCTGTGATCATGAAATCAGATTTCCACATTTTCTGTTTAATTCTCAATCCTTAACGAAATTGGTATTAGATTTGACTCATAATGCTGAATCACAAGTTATTCTTCCCGAATCAATGGATTTACCTAGGCTAAAACTTATGTCGCTTAGCTCGTTTTTTGTCAAGGATGGAGATTCGATTAATAAACTTATCTCAGGCTGTCCAATTCTTGAATCTCTGATCTTGAGAGATATTTGGATCGAAAATGGCTATGATATGAATGTGAAAATTGAGTCTCATGGACTGAAGCATTTAGAAATTAATAGTAATATTGATATCCTTGTTTGTTCCCATTATAACATCGCAAAGATTATCAAACTATCGACTCCGAATCTGGAATCATTCATCTGCAAAGATTACATGTTACAAGAGTATTGTCTAGAAAATGTTCCTTCTCTAGTCACTGCTGATATTGAAATTCTCAAAGAATCCGGATACGAATCTCTTGAAAAAAGCCATTTAGAGATTtctgaagaagagaaaaagagattGTATCCTAAGCGTATGGCGGAATTCATCAGAGGATTTCATAATGTAAAAGAGCTAACAATTTCATCACCTGGATTTCTTCAG TCGTACACTATTGTTTTTTATGTGTATCTAGCTCTTTTCTGGTCATCTTTCAAGTTTCCATCAACGGCTACTTGTAGTATTGTGTCAATACTTTTTGAAAATCTGTTGGCATATTCCACTTAA
- the LOC113349393 gene encoding F-box/LRR-repeat protein At3g59200-like isoform X1 — protein sequence MEESRNSSIIDNGIDRISNLPEALIHHILSFLDMRCVVQTCVFSKRWRYVWPSVSNLVFRGDAFGKPGVKQLKRFKKFVTNVLMRRNFDDIHKYHLHWGNCNIQTNKIIRKHLDRWLLTGLVCNVQDLSICIEADDCRCDHEIRFPHFLFNSQSLTKLVLDLTHNAESQVILPESMDLPRLKLMSLSSFFVKDGDSINKLISGCPILESLILRDIWIENGYDMNVKIESHGLKHLEINSNIDILVCSHYNIAKIIKLSTPNLESFICKDYMLQEYCLENVPSLVTADIEILKESGYESLEKSHLEISEEEKKRLYPKRMAEFIRGFHNVKELTISSPGFLQVWFLPSYICYNFYPVSFFQPNMGSVQSYTIVFYVYLALFWSSFKFPSTATCSIVSILFENLLAYST from the coding sequence ATGGAAGAATCGAGAAACTCATCGATTATTGATAATGGTATTGATAGAATTAGTAACTTACCAGAAGCCCTAATTCATCacattctctctttccttgacatGAGATGTGTAGTTCAAACATGTGTTTTTTCGAAAAGGTGGAGGTATGTATGGCCTTCTGTGTCAAATTTAGTCTTCAGAGGAGATGCATTTGGCAAACCTGGAGTTAAACAGTTGAAGAGGTTTAAAAAGTTTGTGACAAACGTACTTATGCGGAGAAACTTCGATGATATACATAAGTATCATCTTCATTGGGGGAATTGCAACATCCAGACGAACAAGATAATAAGAAAGCATCTAGATAGGTGGTTACTTACCGGGTTAGTATGCAATGTTCAAGACCTATCTATTTGCATTGAAGCTGATGACTGCCGCTGTGATCATGAAATCAGATTTCCACATTTTCTGTTTAATTCTCAATCCTTAACGAAATTGGTATTAGATTTGACTCATAATGCTGAATCACAAGTTATTCTTCCCGAATCAATGGATTTACCTAGGCTAAAACTTATGTCGCTTAGCTCGTTTTTTGTCAAGGATGGAGATTCGATTAATAAACTTATCTCAGGCTGTCCAATTCTTGAATCTCTGATCTTGAGAGATATTTGGATCGAAAATGGCTATGATATGAATGTGAAAATTGAGTCTCATGGACTGAAGCATTTAGAAATTAATAGTAATATTGATATCCTTGTTTGTTCCCATTATAACATCGCAAAGATTATCAAACTATCGACTCCGAATCTGGAATCATTCATCTGCAAAGATTACATGTTACAAGAGTATTGTCTAGAAAATGTTCCTTCTCTAGTCACTGCTGATATTGAAATTCTCAAAGAATCCGGATACGAATCTCTTGAAAAAAGCCATTTAGAGATTtctgaagaagagaaaaagagattGTATCCTAAGCGTATGGCGGAATTCATCAGAGGATTTCATAATGTAAAAGAGCTAACAATTTCATCACCTGGATTTCTTCAGGTATGGTTTCTTCCTAGCTATATCTGTTACAATTTCTATCCAGTTTCATTTTTCCAACCTAATATGGGTAGCGTACAGTCGTACACTATTGTTTTTTATGTGTATCTAGCTCTTTTCTGGTCATCTTTCAAGTTTCCATCAACGGCTACTTGTAGTATTGTGTCAATACTTTTTGAAAATCTGTTGGCATATTCCACTTAA
- the LOC113352173 gene encoding glutamic acid-rich protein-like, whose product MSTSSGNDSDCYYSSSSSSSSDEDSKASVAKSKAKTTHDDRLNPSIPLIDQRVTYVELMKRKAEDDEAENRQRRRDRTRSRVQAAEERRRFVDGHNIKPDRYEREFRKSMKQIEVEAEAEEDSDSDDDPDAHPDFNDGPGADSDEEEDSDDKSDNSDDKKDSDDDSDNSDESDE is encoded by the exons atgtCAACTTCCAGCGGCAACGATAGCGATTGTTAttactcctcttcttcctccagctcttctgatgaggattccaaagCTTCTGTAGCCAAATCGAAAGCTAAGACAACTCATGATGATAGATTGAATCCTAGCATACCCTTGATTGATCAAAGGGTCACTTATGTTGAACTTATGAAGAGAAAGGCTGAAGATGACGAAGCAGAGAATCGTCAACGCAGAAGGGATCGAACCCGAAGCCGAGTACAAGCGGCCGAGGAGAGACGTCGATTTGTCGATGGG CACAATATCAAGCCTGACCGATATGAAAGAGAGTTCCGGAAGAGCATGAAGCAAATTgaagttgaagctgaagcagaagaagacTCGGACTCGGATGATGATCCTGATGCTCATCCAGACTTCAACGACGGTCCTGGCGCTGATTCCGATGAAGAGGAAGACAGTGATGACAAATCTGATAACTCGGATGACAAGAAGGACAGCGATGACGACTCTGACAATTCAGATGAGTCTGACGAGTAG